The DNA segment GCTTTAAATAGCTTCTTTCTGGAATACAAATCCCGTCTGGCAACTCACATCAAAGCAGAGGAAAGTTTTATGCTTCCATACATTAAATCTTTGTTGAAATTTGAAAAGCACGAGATCAACGTTCAGGATTATTTTGTGACTACTAAAGACAACTCCATGGACAAGATCCTTAATGCTCACGACGACGTTGAACTTGATCTTGCTAAAATGCGCGAAACACTCGTCAGCACAGAAACTCACGAGACCAGCAAAACTCTTTATCGCATTCTTATTACCCAACTTGAATCATTTGAAAAAGACCTGCTCGTTCACGGACTAGTTGAAGACCGCGTACTTATTCCCCGTGCAAAGCAACTTGAGGAGAATCTGAATGAGATATTTTCGGAGATGATCCGGTGGAATTGATCTTATAATTCCTGCTTTTTTTTAGTGGTTACTGAATCGTTTGTTTTCGGTAATGGACATCAGAGATGACTATGGTCATATCATTACAGCTTTATTGTAAGATTTGTCAGATCAAATGTAATTTTTGAAAATTTGTAGGTGTAACGACTACGATTCTTCAAGTTGAATTGCTACAAACTAAATGCAATGGACATGGTATAAGTTTCATAACAGACAATAACTGTGTGTGAAATATGGTGTGTTCTTTTTATCGGATAATCTTTAGATTATTCATGATTTTCTTTATTGGTATTTTTCCTCTTTATAATGGAATGGCACAAGATGTCGGCTATTCCGTTCGTGCAAATATTATATATCATTTTACTAAGTATGTTAACTGGCCTGAATTTAACAGCAATTCAGATTTTGTTATTGGAGTATTGGGTAATTCTACTATTGTGGATGAACTTAAAAAAGTAACAGCAGGTAAATCTTTAGGTTACCATAAAATTGTTGTCAAACCATTTACTTCATCCGAATCTTCTTATGTGTGTAATTTACTTTTCATTTCTGAAGCAAAAAGTTCTTCATTGAAAAGAGTTTTGGCAATGACTGAGAGTTTATCGGTATTGATAGTTACAGAGGAAGAAGGATTGTCATCAAAAGGAGCATGTATAAATTTTGTCGTGGAAGATGATAAGACAAAACTTGAATTTAATACCGGGAATATAATTAAACGAAATCTGAAAATTGCAAACGAATTGCTTGCACTGGGTACTATAGTTAAATGAAAATAAAGATGGAAGGAATTTTGAAAATGATTGGCACAATGATCTGTAGTGGCTGTGTCTTAATATTGACTGCAGGTAATTCTGTTTGTTCAGCTCAATCAGATAGTTCGCATGTGTTGGAGAATCTCAGCCTGAAAGAATTGCTAAGTATAAAAGTTACTACTGTGAGTAAAGCATCGGAAGAACTTGAAATGGCTGCAGCAACGATTGTGGTTGTCACCAAAGCGCAAATAAAAATTCGAGGATATCAATCATTGTTAGATGTACTGTATGATCTGCCTGATATAAAGATCGATGATAAAGTATATTCCGGTATCAGAAGTAGTTTTACAGTCAGGGGCGTTCAAGGACAGGACAAATTCATTATCCTGCTTGACGGTGTACGAATATCTTCTCCAATTGATGAAGCTTTACCTATCATGGAAAATTATCCTGTAAACCTGGTTGAACAAATTGAAATCGTTTATGGGCCGGCTTCTGCTCTGTATGGAGCAAATGCTGTTTCAGGTGTTATCAATATCATTACCCAAAAAAGCGCTAAAGATGAAATTTCTGTTGAAGGTTCATCTTTGAATGGAAATTATGGCTATACCAATAATCAGTTAATGATCACAAAAAAATTATCTGATGAGGTAAGTATGATCATATCCGGACAGTACT comes from the Bacteroidota bacterium genome and includes:
- a CDS encoding YfiR family protein; this encodes MAQDVGYSVRANIIYHFTKYVNWPEFNSNSDFVIGVLGNSTIVDELKKVTAGKSLGYHKIVVKPFTSSESSYVCNLLFISEAKSSSLKRVLAMTESLSVLIVTEEEGLSSKGACINFVVEDDKTKLEFNTGNIIKRNLKIANELLALGTIVK